A stretch of Flexivirga aerilata DNA encodes these proteins:
- a CDS encoding extracellular solute-binding protein translates to MSALTRRGLFGLTVLGGVSALTACGSSGSDGSGASPSAPAAAGASGGPTGSGRVNVLYAGSLVNLMEKQLGPAFATATGYTFAGFGAGSTALAAQIKGKVRKADVFVSASPKADEALMGAGNGDWVRWYVTYANSPLVLGYNPRSTFVDEIKTGPWYDAITRDGVRVGTTDPKTDPKGKLAAQALADTGKQHPKLLDIARDDKTIFPEETLVADLQSGQLDAGFFYSSEAKAAGIPTVPLAGVSLQATYTVTVLKDAPNAAGAEAFVTYLLGPAGTTVLRQDGYELTTPPKVTGTGVPAAIRKVIGA, encoded by the coding sequence ATGAGCGCCCTCACCCGTCGCGGCCTGTTCGGACTGACCGTGCTCGGCGGTGTGTCGGCGCTGACGGCCTGCGGGTCGTCCGGCAGCGACGGATCGGGGGCGTCGCCGTCCGCCCCGGCCGCAGCCGGTGCGTCGGGTGGTCCGACCGGCTCCGGCCGGGTCAACGTGCTGTACGCCGGGTCGCTCGTCAACCTGATGGAGAAGCAACTCGGCCCCGCCTTTGCCACGGCGACCGGCTACACGTTCGCCGGATTCGGGGCCGGCTCGACGGCGCTCGCGGCCCAGATCAAGGGCAAGGTGCGCAAGGCCGACGTCTTCGTCAGCGCCAGCCCGAAGGCGGACGAGGCGCTCATGGGTGCGGGCAACGGCGACTGGGTGCGCTGGTACGTCACCTACGCCAACTCGCCGCTCGTGCTCGGCTACAACCCCCGCAGCACGTTCGTCGACGAGATCAAGACCGGTCCATGGTATGACGCGATCACCCGCGACGGCGTCCGCGTCGGGACGACCGACCCCAAGACCGACCCGAAGGGCAAGCTCGCCGCGCAGGCGCTCGCCGACACCGGGAAGCAGCACCCGAAGCTGCTCGACATCGCGCGGGACGACAAGACGATCTTCCCCGAGGAGACGCTCGTCGCCGACCTGCAGTCGGGTCAGCTGGACGCAGGCTTCTTCTACTCCAGCGAGGCCAAGGCGGCCGGGATCCCGACGGTTCCGCTCGCCGGCGTCTCGTTGCAGGCGACCTACACCGTCACCGTGCTGAAGGACGCGCCGAACGCCGCCGGGGCGGAGGCGTTCGTGACCTACCTGCTCGGCCCGGCCGGCACCACCGTGCTGCGGCAGGACGGTTACGAGCTGACCACCCCGCCGAAGGTGACCGGCACCGGCGTGCCGGCGGCGATCCGCAAGGTCATCGGCGCCTGA
- a CDS encoding TetR/AcrR family transcriptional regulator produces MQTWSEHGYSHVSVRNVARRTRFSHGMVHYYFSSKDALVAECVRMLSSNHTFAAADLEGAHDLTSYSERLAAAIAGSFRENRQMHRIRYDLRNQSQFDPALRSYADELEKIRFERNEQIERRYREFGWTFDPPFSLLAAQIDALIERAVREDSFGALDAAADLHRDLLQILPKND; encoded by the coding sequence TTGCAGACCTGGAGCGAGCACGGCTATTCGCACGTCTCCGTGCGCAACGTCGCGCGACGCACCCGCTTCTCGCACGGGATGGTGCACTACTACTTCAGCAGCAAGGACGCGCTCGTCGCCGAGTGTGTGCGGATGCTCTCCAGCAACCACACCTTCGCCGCCGCGGACCTGGAGGGGGCCCACGACCTCACCAGTTACTCCGAACGCCTGGCCGCCGCGATCGCGGGCAGCTTCCGGGAGAACCGGCAGATGCACCGCATCCGTTACGACCTGCGCAACCAGAGCCAGTTCGACCCGGCGCTGCGATCGTACGCCGACGAGCTGGAGAAGATCCGCTTCGAGCGCAACGAACAGATCGAGCGTCGCTACCGGGAGTTCGGCTGGACCTTCGACCCGCCGTTCTCGCTGCTGGCGGCCCAGATCGACGCGCTCATCGAGCGTGCGGTGCGCGAGGACAGCTTCGGCGCCCTGGACGCCGCGGCCGACCTGCACCGCGACCTGCTGCAGATCCTGCCGAAGAACGACTGA
- a CDS encoding PadR family transcriptional regulator has translation MTGEVELRPVAFAVLGVVAEGPTHGFAAAALFAAGGELGRVWRLPRPVIYRELARLGEAGLVREVGVETGGPGPSRVVVEITPAGREALDRWLLQPVHRAREVRDALLLKLALLHRRGSDPGPLLAGQRAVFEDRVRALEEAVDAAPADDFERTLLLWRLASTRSALDFLAAVGAPVIRHEGE, from the coding sequence GTGACGGGTGAGGTCGAGTTGCGGCCGGTGGCCTTTGCGGTGCTCGGAGTCGTCGCGGAGGGCCCGACCCACGGCTTCGCCGCCGCCGCCCTCTTCGCCGCGGGCGGCGAGCTCGGGCGCGTATGGCGGTTGCCGCGCCCGGTCATCTACCGGGAGCTGGCGCGCCTCGGCGAGGCCGGTCTGGTGCGCGAGGTCGGCGTCGAGACCGGCGGCCCCGGCCCGAGCCGGGTCGTCGTGGAGATCACGCCCGCAGGCCGGGAGGCGCTCGACCGGTGGCTGCTGCAACCGGTGCACCGCGCCCGGGAGGTGCGGGACGCCCTGCTGCTCAAGCTCGCGCTCCTGCACCGTCGCGGCAGCGACCCCGGCCCGTTGCTCGCCGGGCAGCGCGCGGTCTTCGAGGACCGGGTGCGGGCCCTGGAGGAGGCGGTCGACGCCGCACCGGCCGACGACTTCGAGCGCACGCTGCTGCTCTGGCGGCTCGCGTCGACGCGGTCGGCGCTGGACTTTCTCGCCGCAGTCGGGGCTCCCGTCATACGACATGAGGGCGAGTAG
- a CDS encoding bifunctional FO biosynthesis protein CofGH yields the protein MRPLDVLPTESAMRRALRRARDGATLNTDEAATLLAARGADLDDLCASAARVRDAGLEAAGRPGVVTYSKKVFIPLTRLCRDRCHYCTFVTVPGKLAAAGHGAYLEPDEVLEIARRGAELGCKEALFTLGDRPEDRWPEAAQWLDERGYDSTLDYVRAMAIRVLEETGLLPHLNPGVLSWEEIGRLKPVSASMGMMLETTSTRLFTDKGEAHYGSPDKDPEVRLRVITDAGRLTVPFTTGILVGIGETRAERADSILAIRKAHKAFGHVQEVIVQNFRAKPDTAMRYTPDAGLDEYRAAIAVTRLVLGPAMRVQAPPNLVDAGECAALLAAGVDDWGGVSPLTPDHVNPERPWPNLDALAEISAAAGFTPTERSAAQPEYVLAGAPWIDPRVRPHVAALTDEETGLARADAIPAGLPWQEPDPEWESSGRTDLATSIDTEGRNTRTRSDLGSAFGDWETVREQVLAVAGPARLDSDVKSALAAVEKDPGGASEADYLALAHAAGDGLEALVSLADSLRKEAAGDDVTYVVNRNINFTNICYTGCRFCAFAQRKGDADAFTLSMTEVADRAEEAVAAGATEVCMQGGIDPELPATGYADLVRAVKARVPQLHVHAFSPMEIVNGASRRGIPVRDWLIELKDAGLDTIPGTAAEILDDEVRWILTKGKLPTKTWVEVISTAHEVGIRSSSTMMYGHVDQPRHWVGHLRLIAEIQDRTGGFTEFVPLPFVHQSSPIYLAGAARPGPTKRDNRAVHALARVMLHGRIRNIQTSWVKLGVAGTQMMLRGGANDLGGTLMEETISRMAGSQHGSELTVAQLRQIAGDIGRPARERTTTYGEAPSRV from the coding sequence GTGCGACCACTCGACGTGCTGCCCACCGAGTCCGCCATGCGCCGTGCACTGCGGCGAGCCCGTGACGGAGCGACCCTCAACACCGACGAGGCGGCGACGCTGCTCGCCGCGCGCGGTGCCGACCTCGACGACCTGTGCGCGAGCGCTGCGCGGGTGCGCGACGCCGGGCTCGAGGCCGCGGGCCGGCCCGGGGTCGTCACCTACTCCAAGAAGGTCTTCATCCCGCTGACCCGGCTGTGCCGGGACCGGTGCCACTACTGCACGTTCGTCACTGTGCCCGGCAAGCTCGCCGCCGCCGGTCACGGCGCCTATCTCGAGCCCGACGAGGTGCTGGAGATCGCGCGGCGCGGCGCCGAGCTCGGCTGCAAGGAGGCGCTCTTCACCCTCGGCGACCGGCCCGAGGACCGCTGGCCGGAGGCCGCGCAGTGGCTGGACGAGCGCGGCTACGACTCGACCCTGGACTACGTGCGGGCCATGGCGATCCGGGTGCTCGAGGAGACCGGACTGCTGCCGCACCTCAACCCCGGCGTGCTCAGCTGGGAGGAGATCGGCCGCCTCAAGCCGGTGTCGGCGTCGATGGGGATGATGCTCGAAACCACCTCGACGCGCCTGTTCACCGACAAGGGCGAGGCTCACTACGGCAGCCCCGACAAGGACCCCGAGGTGCGGCTGCGGGTCATCACCGACGCCGGCCGCCTCACCGTGCCGTTCACCACCGGCATCCTCGTCGGCATCGGCGAGACGCGCGCCGAGCGGGCCGATTCGATCCTCGCGATCCGCAAGGCGCACAAGGCATTTGGGCACGTGCAGGAAGTGATCGTGCAAAACTTCCGTGCCAAGCCCGACACCGCCATGCGGTACACGCCCGACGCCGGCCTCGACGAATACCGCGCCGCGATCGCGGTCACCCGGCTCGTGCTCGGCCCCGCCATGCGGGTGCAGGCGCCGCCCAACCTGGTCGACGCGGGCGAATGCGCCGCGCTGCTCGCGGCGGGCGTCGACGACTGGGGCGGCGTGTCCCCGCTGACCCCCGACCACGTCAACCCCGAGCGGCCGTGGCCCAACCTCGACGCGCTCGCCGAGATCTCGGCCGCCGCCGGCTTCACCCCCACCGAGCGCTCCGCGGCGCAACCGGAGTACGTCCTCGCCGGCGCACCCTGGATCGACCCGCGGGTGCGCCCGCACGTGGCGGCGCTCACCGACGAGGAGACCGGGCTGGCGCGGGCCGACGCCATACCGGCCGGACTGCCGTGGCAGGAGCCCGACCCCGAGTGGGAGTCCAGCGGCCGCACCGACCTGGCGACCTCGATCGACACCGAGGGCCGCAACACCCGGACTCGCAGCGACCTCGGCAGTGCGTTCGGCGACTGGGAGACGGTGCGCGAGCAGGTGCTTGCCGTGGCCGGACCGGCCAGGCTCGACTCGGACGTGAAGTCTGCGCTCGCGGCCGTCGAGAAGGACCCCGGCGGCGCGTCGGAGGCCGACTATCTGGCGCTCGCCCACGCGGCCGGCGATGGTCTGGAAGCCCTTGTGTCACTTGCGGATTCGCTGCGCAAGGAGGCCGCCGGCGACGACGTGACCTATGTCGTCAACCGCAACATCAACTTCACCAACATCTGCTACACCGGCTGCCGCTTCTGCGCGTTCGCGCAGCGCAAGGGCGACGCCGACGCGTTCACCCTGTCGATGACCGAGGTGGCCGACCGCGCGGAGGAAGCCGTCGCCGCGGGCGCCACCGAGGTGTGCATGCAGGGCGGCATCGACCCGGAGCTGCCGGCGACCGGGTATGCCGACCTGGTGCGCGCGGTGAAGGCGCGCGTGCCGCAGCTGCATGTGCACGCATTCAGCCCGATGGAGATCGTCAACGGCGCGTCGCGCCGCGGCATACCCGTGCGGGACTGGCTGATCGAGCTCAAGGACGCCGGCCTCGACACCATCCCCGGCACCGCGGCCGAGATCCTCGACGACGAGGTGCGCTGGATTCTCACCAAGGGCAAGCTGCCGACGAAGACGTGGGTCGAGGTGATCAGCACCGCCCACGAGGTCGGCATCCGATCGAGCTCGACGATGATGTACGGCCACGTCGACCAGCCGCGCCACTGGGTCGGGCACCTGCGGCTGATCGCCGAGATCCAAGACCGCACAGGCGGATTCACCGAGTTTGTGCCGCTGCCCTTCGTGCACCAGAGCTCGCCGATCTACCTCGCCGGCGCCGCCCGGCCCGGGCCCACCAAGCGGGACAACCGGGCCGTGCACGCGCTCGCCCGGGTGATGCTGCACGGGCGGATCCGCAACATCCAGACCAGCTGGGTCAAGCTCGGCGTCGCCGGCACCCAGATGATGTTGCGCGGCGGCGCCAACGACCTCGGCGGCACGCTGATGGAGGAGACGATCTCCCGGATGGCCGGGTCACAGCACGGGTCCGAGCTCACGGTGGCGCAGCTGCGGCAGATCGCCGGCGACATCGGCCGGCCCGCGCGCGAGCGGACCACGACGTATGGCGAGGCGCCCTCTCGCGTCTAG
- a CDS encoding SDR family oxidoreductase — translation MTAAPRTALVTASTAGIGRAIAQRLITDGVSVTVHGRDPEGAAATASELGAVGAVAADATTSAGLDVLGDWLRAHPVDMLVNALGPFAEHDVESARPEDWLDAYRGNVVGAVELARIALPHMRSEGFGRVIFLGTRATRTPIPTMIDYSAAKAALANATISLARSATAPGVTVNMVSPGVVLTPSLRAMFADRPENAGRTWEDIEPEVTRDYAPNPMGRLGRPEDIAAAVSFLCGTEASYINGVNLPVDGGITGAH, via the coding sequence ATGACGGCAGCCCCGCGCACCGCACTGGTCACCGCGAGCACGGCCGGCATCGGACGCGCGATCGCACAGCGCCTCATCACCGATGGCGTGTCGGTGACCGTGCACGGACGTGATCCCGAAGGCGCCGCGGCCACCGCCAGCGAGCTGGGCGCCGTTGGTGCCGTCGCCGCCGACGCGACCACCAGCGCGGGGCTCGACGTCCTGGGTGACTGGCTGCGGGCGCACCCGGTCGACATGCTGGTCAATGCGCTCGGGCCGTTCGCCGAGCACGACGTCGAGTCGGCACGACCGGAGGATTGGCTGGATGCCTACCGCGGCAACGTGGTCGGTGCAGTCGAGTTGGCGCGAATCGCGTTGCCGCACATGCGATCCGAAGGTTTCGGGCGGGTGATCTTCCTCGGCACGCGGGCCACCCGCACGCCGATCCCGACGATGATCGACTACTCGGCGGCCAAGGCCGCGCTCGCGAACGCGACGATCAGCCTGGCCCGGTCGGCGACCGCGCCCGGTGTCACCGTCAACATGGTCAGCCCTGGCGTGGTCCTGACGCCGAGCCTGCGGGCGATGTTCGCCGACCGGCCGGAGAACGCAGGGCGGACCTGGGAGGACATCGAACCGGAGGTGACCCGTGACTACGCGCCCAACCCGATGGGCCGACTCGGCCGGCCGGAGGACATTGCCGCCGCAGTGAGCTTCTTGTGCGGGACTGAGGCGTCATACATCAACGGGGTCAACTTGCCCGTGGACGGTGGCATCACGGGGGCCCACTGA